Proteins from a genomic interval of Quercus lobata isolate SW786 chromosome 11, ValleyOak3.0 Primary Assembly, whole genome shotgun sequence:
- the LOC115969109 gene encoding NAC domain-containing protein 104-like: MGDNNVNLPPGFRFCPTDEELVVHFLHRKASLLPCHPDVIPDLDLYPYDPWDLDGKALAEGNKWYFYSRRTQNRVTCNGYWKAMGNEETVMNSSSKSVGMKKILVFYTGEAPSGIKTNWIMQEYRLSDSAGSTSRSSKRRGHPKIDYSTWVICRVYERDDDDDGTELSCLDEVFLSLDDLDEISLPI; this comes from the exons ATGGGAGATAACAATGTTAACCTACCCCCAGGTTTCAGATTTTGCCCTACGGATGAAGAGCTTGTAGTTCATTTCCTTCATCGTAAGGCCAGTCTCTTACCATGCCACCCCGACGTCATTCCCGATCTCGATCTTTATCCATATGATCCATGGGACCTTGATG GAAAAGCTTTGGCTGAGGGAAACAAGTGGTACTTCTATAGCCGGAGGACACAAAATAGAGTGACATGTAATGGTTATTGGAAGGCAATGGGAAATGAGGAAACTGTAATGAATAGCTCTAGCAAGAGTGTTggaatgaagaaaattttggtgTTTTACACCGGTGAAGCACCCTCTGGCATCAAAACCAATTGGATAATGCAAGAATATCGTCTCTCCGATTCAGCTGGTTCTACTAGTAGATCATCCAAGAGAAGAGGCCATCCAAAAATA GATTATAGTACTTGGGTAATATGCCGAGTGTACGAACGAGATGATGATGACGACGGGACAGAGCTGTCATGCTTGGACGAAGTTTTCTTATCATTGGATGATCTTGATGAGATTAGCCTGCCAATTTAA
- the LOC115966529 gene encoding uncharacterized protein LOC115966529 → MPPRNSTPSSSELNPENLEGVFNAIRSLAEVVEKHVSTSGTAKPKDAEIEGCTIEQFRKMGPPSFLGNPDPTEAETWIMQMEKIFDVVGCTEVQKVSFASFMLKGEAEHWWRSTKKTLPLEKDEILTWTIFLDAFYEKYFPESIRDEKEVEFMELIQGNKTVLQCEAKFTELARFAPHIVSDDVRKAKKFQRGLRPSIRTRMAALRLKAYSEVVETAKVVERECEDYQRIRDQNKKRSKPEESQKENENDKPFKKKTTIELEPKVVQHVIENCSKCGKKHNGVCYRESGACFKCGKMGHRIKDCPALKTEPMVKLNDMNQRPKIQGRVFAITGQSDEETKSGYHQLKVKKEDILKIAIHTCYGQYRVLVEAIK, encoded by the exons ATGCCACCCCGCAATTCTACCCCTTCTAGTTCTGAGCTAAATCCTGAAAACCTTGAGGGTGTTTTTAATGCTATTAGAAGTCTTGCTGAGGTGGTGGAAAAACATGTTAGTACTAGTGGAACAGCTAAGCCCAAAGATGCTGAGATTGAAGGATGTACCATTGAGCAATTCAGGAAAATGGGTCCTCCTTCATTTTTGGGAAACCCTGATCCTACAGAAGCAGAGACTTGGATAATGCAAATGGAGAAAATATTTGATGTGGTTGGTTGTACTGAAGTGCAAAAAGTCTCTTTTGCTTCCTTTATGCTGAAAGGGGAAGCAGAGCATTGGTGGAGATCCACTAAAAAGACTTTGCCACTTGAGAAAGATGAGATATTGACTTGGACTATTTTCCTTGAtgctttttatgagaaatattttccAGAAAGTATACGGGATGAGAAAGAAGTGGAGTTTATGGAGCTCATTCAAGGGAACAAAACGGTATTACAGTGTGAGGCTAAATTTACTGAGTTGGCTCGATTTGCCCCTCATATTGTGTCTGATGATGTTAGGAAGGCTAAGAAATTTCAAAGGGGTCTACGACCAAGTATTAGAACTAGGATGGCAGCCTTACGATTGAAGGCTTATTCTGAGGTAGTAGAAACTGCAAAAGTTGTTGAGAGGGAATGTGAAGACTATCAGAGGATTCgagatcaaaataaaaagagatccAAGCCTGAAGaatctcaaaaagaaaatgaaaatgacaaaCCATTCAAAAAGAAGACTACAATAGAACTAGAACCTAAGGTGGTGCAACATGTAATAGAGAATTGTTCAAAGTGTGGTAAAAAGCATAACGGTGTTTGCTATCGTGAAAGTGGGGCATGTTTTAAGTGTGGAAAAATGGGTCATCGTATCAAAGATTGCCCAGCTTTGAAGACTGAGCCGATGGTTAAGCTTAATGATATGAATCAAAGGCCAAAAATCCAAGGACGAGTGTTTGCTATTACTGGGCAAAGTGATGAGGAAACTAAGTCAG GTTACCATCAACTCAAAGTTAAGAAGGAAGATATTCTTAAGATTGCCATTCATACATGTTATGGACAGTACCGAGTTTTAGTGGAGGCAATTAAGTAA
- the LOC115966531 gene encoding L-type lectin-domain containing receptor kinase S.4-like, translating to MEAFGFFLYLLLFGFACSETSFVYNGFHQANLSLDGASFVSSNGMLSITNDSLRLLGHAFYPSPLQFKKNNANNLSTVVTFSTNFVLSIIPKYPDLGGHGLAFILTSTKEPKDCRANQYLGLPNVTGKTESSSWVLAVVFNIVQNPDFQDINDNHVRIDISSLISNISEPAAYYNSTRKEDNYNNSIILKSGNPIQVWVDYKSQEMLINVSISPLGLPRPYWPLISFPIDLSTVIDDYMYMGFSASIGVLAAAHNVHGWSFRIGGRAQDLYPKELPSLVTSSEEVVHRKRFVLAITLTIIIFVISGVARPAQN from the coding sequence ATGGAAGCATTTGGCTTCTTTTTGTATCTCCTTCTCTTCGGCTTCGCATGCTCAGAAACCAGTTTTGTTTACAATGGATTTCACCAAGCCAACTTGAGTTTAGATGGAGCTTCTTTTGTGAGTTCCAATGGCATGCTTTCCATAACAAACGATTCATTGAGGCTTCTTGGGCATGCCTTCTATCCATCTCCTCtacaattcaagaaaaataacgCAAACAACTTATCCACAGTTGTGACCTTTAGCACTAACTTTGTTCTTTCCATCATTCCCAAGTACCCTGATCTTGGAGGACATGGTCTTGCTTTCATTCTCACTTCCACCAAAGAACCAAAGGATTGTCGTGCAAACCAATATTTGGGTCTTCCAAATGTTACAGGCAAGACGGAATCTTCTTCTTGGGTTTTAGCCGTGGTGTTTAACATTGTCCAAAATCCTGATTTCCAAGATATCAATGATAACCATGTCCGAATTGATATATCAAGCCTAATCTCAAACATATCTGAGCCAGCAGCATACTACAACTCCACAAGAAAAGAGGATAACTACAACAATTCCATCATACTCAAGAGTGGAAACCCAATTCAAGTGTGGGTTGATTATAAAAGCCAAGAGATGTTGATCAATGTATCAATTTCTCCTCTTGGCTTGCCAAGGCCTTATTGGCCTTTGATATCATTCCCCATTGACCTCTCTACAGTGATTGATGATTACATGTACATGGGGTTCTCTGCTTCCATTGGTGTGCTTGCAGCAGCACATAATGTGCATGGTTGGAGCTTTAGAATTGGGGGGAGGGCACAAGACTTATATCCAAAGGAGCTCCCATCTCTTGTGACAAGTTCTGAAGAGGTAGTGCACAGAAAGAGATTTGTGTTAGCCATCACtttaactattattatttttgtgataTCTGGTGTTGCTCGTCCTGCACAGAATTAA